A window of Bradyrhizobium sp. AZCC 1610 contains these coding sequences:
- a CDS encoding Panacea domain-containing protein, whose product MTMEHSELRFQFDEKKGVEALTYVASKWPEITAFYASKVLFYAEKYHLNRYARPIVADTFIAMPNGPVPSTIYNFIEGELDQAGDPDAITRAFIVTKERYSRIRAQRQPDFEALSPSDLECLDEAIAFCRPFEKAPRGFSALSNLTHLEKSWRSASTNGPMSYEAMIDDDNPARDQIIQEAAEFAAYGVL is encoded by the coding sequence GGCGCTGACTTACGTGGCTTCGAAATGGCCGGAAATCACGGCGTTCTATGCGTCCAAGGTCCTGTTTTACGCCGAAAAATATCACCTCAATCGCTACGCGCGACCGATTGTGGCTGATACTTTTATCGCCATGCCTAACGGCCCGGTACCGTCGACTATCTACAACTTCATAGAAGGCGAGCTGGATCAAGCGGGGGATCCGGACGCAATAACGCGAGCATTCATTGTCACGAAAGAGCGTTATTCCCGCATCCGCGCACAGCGCCAGCCGGATTTCGAGGCTCTCTCGCCGAGCGATCTCGAATGTTTAGATGAAGCGATTGCCTTCTGCAGGCCTTTCGAAAAGGCTCCACGGGGTTTTTCAGCTCTTTCGAATTTGACGCACCTTGAAAAGTCTTGGCGATCGGCTTCGACAAACGGACCTATGTCATACGAAGCAATGATCGACGATGATAATCCCGCTCGCGATCAAATCATCCAAGAAGCAGCCGAATTCGCAGCATATGGTGTTTTGTGA